In Cucurbita pepo subsp. pepo cultivar mu-cu-16 chromosome LG04, ASM280686v2, whole genome shotgun sequence, the following are encoded in one genomic region:
- the LOC111793530 gene encoding auxin-responsive protein IAA27-like isoform X2, with amino-acid sequence MLSLCAGLTDSVPSLETSEMSSDTRNNPGLNLKATELRLGLPGSDSPLRDDGLDDTNGYPHKTSVSGAKRGFSVAIDRASSKWVLPASAGSEPDSTKTGGLFSPRVVTENKTQPPASPVSGAKDGMSTLPKPLLEEKPQLSPPAAKAQVVGWPPIRSFRKNSMATQPPKNSDDADGKMGSGCLYVKVSMDGAPYLRKVDLKTYGSYLDLSSALGKMFSSFTIGHCGSNGIPNRDALNESRLMDLLHGSEYVLTYEDKDGDWMLVGDVPWEMFTESCTRMRIMKSSEAIGLAPRAMEKRRNLN; translated from the exons ATGCTGTCGCTCTGCGCAG GCTTAACAGACTCTGTTCCTTCCCTGGAAACCTCTGAAATGTCCTCCGACACACGCAACAATCCTGGGTTGAACCTTAAGGCCACTGAGCTCAGGCTGGGCCTGCCTGGGTCCGACTCACCGCTCAGGGATGATGGCCTCGACGACACTAATGGATACCCTCACAAGACCTCTGTTTCCGGGGCCAAGAGGGGTTTCTCTGTAGCCATTGATAGAGCTTCTTCCAAGTGGGTTCTGCCTGCCTCTGCCGGATCTGAACCTGATTCCACCAAAACTGGGGGCTTGTTTTCTCCCAGAGTCGTTACTGAGAATAAGACTCAACCACCTGCTTCGCCTGTTTCTGGTGCTAAAGATGGTATGTCTACGTTGCCAAAGCCACTGCTCGAGGAAAAGCCGCAGCTTTCTCCCCCTGCAGCCAA GGCACAAGTTGTAGGATGGCCACCCATTCGTTCTTTCCGGAAGAATTCAATGGCAACGCAGCCCCCTAAAAATTCAGATGATGCAGACGGTAAGATGGGATCGGGTTGCCTTTATGTGAAGGTAAGTATGGATGGCGCACCATACCTCAGGAAGGTTGATCTGAAAACCTATGGAAGCTATTTGGACCTCTCATCAGCCCTCGGGAAAATGTTCAGCAGCTTCACAATTG GTCATTGTGGCTCCAATGGAATTCCAAATCGGGACGCATTAAACGAGAGTCGATTGATGGATCTGCTCCATGGCTCTGAATATGTACTCACCTATGAAGATAAGGATGGCGACTGGATGCTCGTTGGTGATGTTCCATGGGA GATGTTCACTGAATCTTGCACGAGGATGAGGATCATGAAGAGCTCAGAGGCTATTGGGTTAG CTCCCAGGGCCATGGAGAAGCGCAGAAACCTTAACTAG
- the LOC111793530 gene encoding auxin-responsive protein IAA27-like isoform X1, with amino-acid sequence MSIPLEHDYIGLTDSVPSLETSEMSSDTRNNPGLNLKATELRLGLPGSDSPLRDDGLDDTNGYPHKTSVSGAKRGFSVAIDRASSKWVLPASAGSEPDSTKTGGLFSPRVVTENKTQPPASPVSGAKDGMSTLPKPLLEEKPQLSPPAAKAQVVGWPPIRSFRKNSMATQPPKNSDDADGKMGSGCLYVKVSMDGAPYLRKVDLKTYGSYLDLSSALGKMFSSFTIGHCGSNGIPNRDALNESRLMDLLHGSEYVLTYEDKDGDWMLVGDVPWEMFTESCTRMRIMKSSEAIGLAPRAMEKRRNLN; translated from the exons ATGTCTATACCCTTAGAACATGATTACATAGGCTTAACAGACTCTGTTCCTTCCCTGGAAACCTCTGAAATGTCCTCCGACACACGCAACAATCCTGGGTTGAACCTTAAGGCCACTGAGCTCAGGCTGGGCCTGCCTGGGTCCGACTCACCGCTCAGGGATGATGGCCTCGACGACACTAATGGATACCCTCACAAGACCTCTGTTTCCGGGGCCAAGAGGGGTTTCTCTGTAGCCATTGATAGAGCTTCTTCCAAGTGGGTTCTGCCTGCCTCTGCCGGATCTGAACCTGATTCCACCAAAACTGGGGGCTTGTTTTCTCCCAGAGTCGTTACTGAGAATAAGACTCAACCACCTGCTTCGCCTGTTTCTGGTGCTAAAGATGGTATGTCTACGTTGCCAAAGCCACTGCTCGAGGAAAAGCCGCAGCTTTCTCCCCCTGCAGCCAA GGCACAAGTTGTAGGATGGCCACCCATTCGTTCTTTCCGGAAGAATTCAATGGCAACGCAGCCCCCTAAAAATTCAGATGATGCAGACGGTAAGATGGGATCGGGTTGCCTTTATGTGAAGGTAAGTATGGATGGCGCACCATACCTCAGGAAGGTTGATCTGAAAACCTATGGAAGCTATTTGGACCTCTCATCAGCCCTCGGGAAAATGTTCAGCAGCTTCACAATTG GTCATTGTGGCTCCAATGGAATTCCAAATCGGGACGCATTAAACGAGAGTCGATTGATGGATCTGCTCCATGGCTCTGAATATGTACTCACCTATGAAGATAAGGATGGCGACTGGATGCTCGTTGGTGATGTTCCATGGGA GATGTTCACTGAATCTTGCACGAGGATGAGGATCATGAAGAGCTCAGAGGCTATTGGGTTAG CTCCCAGGGCCATGGAGAAGCGCAGAAACCTTAACTAG